From the genome of Acidihalobacter aeolianus:
GTCTTGCCGGGCTGCTGCTCAAGGATTGGGTCGGGCACGCGCTGCGTTTGCCGCTGGTGATCGCGGCCGCGACGCTGGGCTTCGGGCTATTGCTCGGTCTCGCCGACTGGGCGGGGCGGCGCCATCGCGACGAGTACTCGCTGGGCTGGCGCGGCGTGCTGGCGGTCGGCCTGGCACAGGCACTGGCGCTGATTCCGGGTACCTCGCGTTCCGGCGCGACCATGACCGCGGGACTCGCGATCGGGCTTACGCGCGAGTCGGCGGCACGCTTTTCGTTCCTGCTGTCGATTCCGGTGATCGTGCTCGCGGGGCTGCTGGAAGTGCGCGATCTGGCCGCATCGCCGCTGGCCGTGGACTGGACGACGCTCTGGCTCGGCGCCCTGTTCTCGGGGCTCAGTGCGTATGCCTGCATCCACGTCTTCCTGCGCCTGATCGCGCGGCTGTCGATGTGGCCCTTCGTGATCTACCGCTTCGCGCTCGGATTGGCGCTGTTCGCGATCTATGCGCCCTGAGCGCGATGGCCGGGGGTGATGCGCCAAACCCGGTTGCGCCCCGTACGC
Proteins encoded in this window:
- a CDS encoding undecaprenyl-diphosphate phosphatase, with product MPLTHLLTLALLQGLTEFLPISSSAHLILLPRLLDWPDQGLAFDVAVHVGTLSAVVLYFRHELWRMTRDWLGSLAGRGITAEARLAWFVLLGTVPVGLAGLLLKDWVGHALRLPLVIAAATLGFGLLLGLADWAGRRHRDEYSLGWRGVLAVGLAQALALIPGTSRSGATMTAGLAIGLTRESAARFSFLLSIPVIVLAGLLEVRDLAASPLAVDWTTLWLGALFSGLSAYACIHVFLRLIARLSMWPFVIYRFALGLALFAIYAP